ACCTGATAAGTCCAAGATAAAGACGTGGACAGAGTACGATGATGGATTAATTGTTAAGGAGTATTCCTCAAAGGAAGGTCGTAACATTTCTTCAGTTGTTACAGGAGAAGTGGAAGTATGGAGTGCCTCtggagatggagaagaGTGTACATTTGTGCAATCTTATGCAAAAGAAGACTCTATTCTAGTTACTGTACTCGTGAGGAATAACGGCCATTGCACAGAgaaatactttgagaaggtaAATGGAACATGGAGCTCTATCTCTGAGGaggaatttttaaaggagTTTTACGAAATGAGAATGTCTGGACTATTGTCTAATACTGCTTCATCTAAGACTTATCAATAGTGACTCACAGATACTAAACACATAATGCCGGTATATAGCCGGCTAGGTAGTATACTCACCATTTGCATCGCTCAAACACCGGCTGGAAGCCTAAAACTCTAAATGTGGCTCCAAAATATCATTCATGGATGCAAAAATTCAAACTTTTATAGGCTAGAGATTTAATAAAATTGTTGGCAAGAAGTGTGCCATTTCAGCAAGCCAAAAAGGTGCTTGACGATGGAATATTTTGCGACATTGTAAAAATTGGTGGCATGTTGCGAAACAaggataaatttataaagaggAGGCAACGTCTTATAGGTCCTGGAGGGTCCACGTTAAAGGCCCTGGAGCTTCTTACAGAGTGTTATATTCTCACCCAGGGACAGACGGTCTCAATTATCGGATCAATAAAGGGCATCAAAGTCGCAAGGAGGATTGTGGAGGACTGTATGAAGAATGTGCACCCAGTCTATCACATTAAAGAGTTGATGATTAAAAGGGAGTTGGAAAAGGATCCAGCgttgaaaaatgtatgtTTGAGTTTGTCAAACTATTTACGCTATAGGAGAACTGGGACAGATTCCTTCCTCAGTTTAAAAAGAGATCTGTAAAGCATAAAAAGGCCAAGATTGTTAAAAAGAAACCATCGTCCCTCCTCATTCCAACTCAGGTACTTTTGTATCTCTATTCTCTACTACATGCTTTGCAGACGCCGAGAAAGGAAGATTTACTTTTGGAGTCTGGTGAATACTTTATGTTGGAGGAGGaaagaaagaggaagaaggaaatTGAACGCAGAGAAGGACAAAAGAAAAAGAGtctggaaaagaagaagaggagaGAGGAAGAATTTGACCCTGAATATCTCAAGAGAAATGAGGAAGTTGTTGAAACTACAAGTGCAGATTTAGACACGAAACCtcctccaaagaagaaacataagaataaaaatgagtATTTTGTTtagtttttaaaatgtattttAATTGCATTACATGTTTTGCTATTTTAGGATGGTTGCTTCAAGGTTGGCAGAATGAGGGGATGGGTAATCCATCCACTCCAAGATGGATGCCGAGTCTAATATGGCctcggtggaagttgatgattggatagaGCTtgaactaatttctactgacgtgagtattgattgtactactgaagactgcattgatagttgttcatcttgttctgtggacaCTatctctgacggtgagtTGGTTGTGAGggagaagatgaatgtatggatgagtagggagtaactaaggtactggtctgctccctttggtcgcattaGACACTAGTCTCACAAAGTCTCCTCTCAATATGGATGGGTGGTGAGTGTTGGATGAGGGTCTTGCTCTTAAAACTCCAGTAACAATGGCGGCGATTCCATCACTAGCAATCATTGATCTCTCAAAAAACAAAGAGGCTGATATTAGTCTAAATAATAGTACTACTTATAGTGAACCTGTTACCGGAAGTACTACTAGGATTAACATTACTGTCACGAGATCTTCCTATCCTCCTAATCCAAATCCTAAGAAAGAAACTAGTGCAAACTTCTACAAGTATGAACATGCTTCTGGATCATCATTCATGCTAAGGGAAATAAAAGACGATACTGGCATGGTAATAAGTG
This region of Theileria equi strain WA chromosome 1, complete sequence genomic DNA includes:
- a CDS encoding hypothetical protein (encoded by transcript BEWA_024420A), with translation MRKGIASSASPSTRQVNTTPIALDLTKPDKSKIKTWTEYDDGLIVKEYSSKEGRNISSVVTGEVEVWSASGDGEECTFVQSYAKEDSILVTVLVRNNGHCTEKYFEKVNGTWSSISEEEFLKEFYEMRMSGLLSNTASSKTYQ
- a CDS encoding hypothetical protein (encoded by transcript BEWA_024430A), which encodes MPARDLIKLLARSVPFQQAKKVLDDGIFCDIVKIGGMLRNKDKFIKRRQRLIGPGGSTLKALELLTECYILTQGQTVSIIGSIKGIKVARRIVEDCMKNVHPVYHIKELMIKRELEKDPALKNENWDRFLPQFKKRSVKHKKAKIVKKKPSSLLIPTQTPRKEDLLLESGEYFMLEEERKRKKEIERREGQKKKSLEKKKRREEEFDPEYLKRNEEVVETTSADLDTKPPPKKKHKNKNEYFV